One uncultured Carboxylicivirga sp. genomic window, TTGTCAGCTGGCAATTTGTCACCAAACTCAGTCAATTGTTTCTCTGTCTGGAAGATCAAGCTGTCAGCAGCATTCAACTTATCAATTTTTTCTTTGGCTTGCTTATCAGCATCAGCATTTGCTTCTGCCTCATCTTTCATGCGCTTGATTTCGTCATCAGACAAACCTGAAGATGCCTCAATACGGATACTTTGTTCTTTACCTGTTGCTTTATCCTTAGCTGTTACATGTAAAATACCATTTGCATCAATGTCAAAGATCACTTCAATTTGTGGTGTTGCACGTGGTGCTGGTGGAATACCATCCAAGTGGAAACGTCCGATTGTTTTGTTATCCTTAGCCATTGAACGCTCTCCCTGCAACACATGAATTTCAACCGAAGGCTGATTATCTACAGCAGTAGTAAATGTTTCAGACTTTTTAGTTGGGATAGTTGTGTTGGCTTCGATCAACTTAGTCATTACACCACCCATTGTTTCGATACCCAATGAAAGAGGAGTAACATCCAACAATAATACATCTTTTACTTCACCAGTTAACACACCACCTTGAATAGCAGCACCGATAGCCACCACCTCATCAGGGTTAACTCCTTTTGACGGAGCTTTTCCGAAGAAGCTTTCAACAACTTGCTGAATGGCTGGAATACGAGTTGAACCGCCTACAAGAATTACTTCATCAATTTCTGATGGAGACATTCCAGCATCTCTCAATGCTGCCTTACATGGCTCCAGAGTACGTTGGATCAGTTTATCTGCCAATTGCTCAAACTGAGCTCGTGACAAGGAACGAACCAAGTGCTTAGGAATACCATCAACCGGCATAATATATGGTAAGTTGATTTCTGTATTTGTTGAAGATGACAACTCGATTTTAGCTTTTTCAGCAGCATCTTTCAAACGTTGAAGAGCCATTGGGTCTTTACGTAAGTCAAGATTCTCATCTTTCATAAATTCATCAGCCAACCAGTTGATGATTACATCATCAAAGTCATCACCCCCCAAGTGAGTATCACCGTTGGTTGATTTTACTTCGAATACACCATCTCCTAATTCAAGAACTGAAATATCGAAAGTACCTCCACCAAGGTCGAACACAGCCACTTTCATATCTCTGTCCATCTTATCCAAACCATAGGCCAAAGATGCAGCTGTAGGCTCGTTGATGATTCGGCTAACTTTTAAACCGGCAATTTCACCAGCTTCTTTGGTAGCCTGACGCTGAGCATCGTTAAAATATGCAGGTACGGTTACTACGGCTTCAGTTACTTCCTGTCCCAGATAATCTTCAGCAGTTTTCTTCATTTTTTGAAGTACCATAGCTGAAATCTCCTGAGCTGAGTACATACGATCATCAATCTTTACACGAGGAGTATTATTGTCACCTTTTACAACTTCGTAAGGTACACGTTTTACTTCGTTTGGAATTTCATCGTACATAGCGCCCATAAAACGCTTGATAGAATAAATGGTTTTATGTGGATTAGTGATTGCCTGACGTTTTGCAGGATCACCTACTTTGCGCTCTCCACCATCGATGAATGCCACGATTGATGGCGTTGTTCTTTTTCCTTCGCTGTTAGGGATTACAACTGGCTCATTACCTTCCATTACAGATACACAAGAGTTGGTTGTTCCCAAGTCGATACCGATAATTTTTCCCATTACTATATAATTATTTTATTTTTTAAATTCTTAAAATGATATAAACTCTGGTCCCTAAACTTCAAATGGTGTGCCATTTGGTTTTTCAAGAATTTTCAGGAAAAATTGACACTACAAAGAGAAAATTCAACTTTAACGTGACAGTTTGATATGACAGAATGACAAAATCCAGGCGTTAACCTGGATTTTGTGTCATTGAAGTTTTTATACTCTAATTATTACTCAACCGAATCAGAGTGATTTCGTCCGGATCCTTATCGTAGTTAACATAAACCTTATCTCCTTCTTTTATACCTTTATTGATGCTGTAAAACAATTCATTTTCCTGCCCCAATTCAACTTCCTGCTTCACAACGCTTAAACCATCCTTTTTAATCACATATCGAATAGAATCATTTCCAAGAATAGCTTCCTTCTCTACAAATACCGCCGTATCAATACTGTTGGTAACAATTGTATTCGAAGAGGTCATACCAGGCAAAAGGCTTTCTTTATAGTCGACTATTTTTACAATTACCTTAAATCCGTTTTGAAATTCACCAGCCAATTCTTGCCCGACATTGGCAATACTTATAATTTCTCCATTGAATATCTTTTTTGGAAAAGCATCAATTTGAATCTTGACTTTTTGCCCCAATTCAATTTTGGCAATATCTATTTCTTTCACCTGAATTTCAGAGATAATTGTACTCAAATCCGGCAAAGTCGCAATCAGAGGCATCCACATACCCACACGTGAACCTACTCTTACTTTCTGACCATCATAGCCATAACCATAAATAACCATTCCATTGGCTGGAGATTTAATTCCCAGTTCACTTTTTAATTGCTCATACAATTTTTTCCGGTTCTCAAAACGGTCTACTCGTTCCTGATTACGGGCAATTCTTCTTTTATGATTTTGAGTTTGTGTTATTAAATCTCTTTTTGCCTTTGCTAAAGCACGTACTGATTTTTCATATGCGATCTGACTCTGACGCTGAACAGCCTTTGATTCATAGGATGATTGTTGAACCTTTAATTCGGCATCT contains:
- the dnaK gene encoding molecular chaperone DnaK gives rise to the protein MGKIIGIDLGTTNSCVSVMEGNEPVVIPNSEGKRTTPSIVAFIDGGERKVGDPAKRQAITNPHKTIYSIKRFMGAMYDEIPNEVKRVPYEVVKGDNNTPRVKIDDRMYSAQEISAMVLQKMKKTAEDYLGQEVTEAVVTVPAYFNDAQRQATKEAGEIAGLKVSRIINEPTAASLAYGLDKMDRDMKVAVFDLGGGTFDISVLELGDGVFEVKSTNGDTHLGGDDFDDVIINWLADEFMKDENLDLRKDPMALQRLKDAAEKAKIELSSSTNTEINLPYIMPVDGIPKHLVRSLSRAQFEQLADKLIQRTLEPCKAALRDAGMSPSEIDEVILVGGSTRIPAIQQVVESFFGKAPSKGVNPDEVVAIGAAIQGGVLTGEVKDVLLLDVTPLSLGIETMGGVMTKLIEANTTIPTKKSETFTTAVDNQPSVEIHVLQGERSMAKDNKTIGRFHLDGIPPAPRATPQIEVIFDIDANGILHVTAKDKATGKEQSIRIEASSGLSDDEIKRMKDEAEANADADKQAKEKIDKLNAADSLIFQTEKQLTEFGDKLPADKKAPIEAALGKLKEAHKAQDIAAIDAATTELNTVFQAASQEMYNASQAQADAQGGAQPGPDAGAQQGGKDDEVTDVDFEEVK
- a CDS encoding efflux RND transporter periplasmic adaptor subunit, which translates into the protein MNKKKIGIGLGVLLVIVILIWRPWKTTDETFSIVQVQKGAFETSVTAMGELKAQDAMDITIPEVSFNRELRIWELKIMSIVEEGKIVNKGDEVARLDPTEVEERLTEVNDRLNEMYTWVEDAKIDSSLTLMAAREKIQKHKDEVLDAELKVQQSSYESKAVQRQSQIAYEKSVRALAKAKRDLITQTQNHKRRIARNQERVDRFENRKKLYEQLKSELGIKSPANGMVIYGYGYDGQKVRVGSRVGMWMPLIATLPDLSTIISEIQVKEIDIAKIELGQKVKIQIDAFPKKIFNGEIISIANVGQELAGEFQNGFKVIVKIVDYKESLLPGMTSSNTIVTNSIDTAVFVEKEAILGNDSIRYVIKKDGLSVVKQEVELGQENELFYSINKGIKEGDKVYVNYDKDPDEITLIRLSNN